One genomic segment of Pedobacter endophyticus includes these proteins:
- a CDS encoding helix-turn-helix domain-containing protein — MKTKDDNLIRFISISESHKAFGLPAPQHPLVSLIHFNENNPFNTKMAPIYDVVNFYKITFITKNSGRLKYGQDYYDFDEGSMLFLAPNQLVGSTDYNSKTYCYILLIHPDFLLGHPLAKKIRQYGYFSYSSNEALHLSAKEREVILSIYKIMEQELNNGVDEFSQEVIIAQIELMLSYVNRFYKRQFITRKAVNSDLLQKTENIIDEYLNQQSLKLGLPTVKYIADQINISPGYLSDMLRSLIGKSALQYIHEKLIDKAKERLTTTELSVSQIAYELGFEHSQSFSKLFKTKTNQSPMEFRKSFN; from the coding sequence ATGAAGACTAAAGATGATAATTTGATCCGTTTTATATCCATATCAGAAAGTCATAAAGCTTTCGGCTTGCCTGCACCACAACATCCTTTGGTAAGCCTGATCCATTTCAATGAAAATAATCCATTCAATACAAAGATGGCTCCCATATATGATGTGGTAAATTTTTATAAGATCACCTTTATCACAAAAAACAGCGGCAGACTGAAATACGGACAGGATTACTATGATTTTGATGAGGGCAGCATGTTGTTTCTAGCACCCAATCAATTGGTAGGAAGTACTGATTACAATAGCAAAACTTATTGCTACATACTATTGATCCATCCCGATTTTTTACTGGGTCATCCGTTGGCAAAAAAAATAAGGCAATACGGCTATTTCTCCTATTCTTCCAATGAAGCCCTGCATCTTTCGGCAAAAGAAAGGGAAGTCATTCTTTCCATTTACAAAATAATGGAACAGGAGTTAAACAATGGGGTAGATGAATTTAGCCAGGAGGTAATTATTGCACAAATCGAACTGATGCTAAGTTATGTCAATAGATTTTACAAACGCCAGTTTATCACTCGAAAAGCAGTCAATAGTGACCTGCTGCAAAAAACAGAAAATATTATAGATGAATATTTAAATCAGCAATCCCTTAAACTGGGCCTACCGACTGTAAAATATATTGCCGATCAAATCAATATCTCGCCCGGTTATTTAAGTGATATGTTGCGTTCACTTATTGGTAAAAGTGCACTGCAATATATACATGAAAAGTTAATTGATAAGGCAAAAGAGAGATTAACGACTACGGAGCTGTCTGTCAGTCAAATTGCTTATGAACTAGGATTTGAACATTCCCAAAGCTTCAGCAAATTATTCAAGACAAAAACCAATCAAAGTCCGATGGAGTTTAGAAAGTCATTTAATTAA
- a CDS encoding SDR family NAD(P)-dependent oxidoreductase, with amino-acid sequence MLRNEKKVALVSGANTGVGFQVAKALAENGYKVYVGSRDLQKGESAVSEIGGNAEAVQLDITDSDSIISAVKIIENEHGYLTLLVNNAAISHVGQSGRTMEEVLGAQRASIVPIEELKNVWETNVFGTLSLTQAFLPLLRQAPTARIVTVSSALGSLGINSNPENPYRSAFDAAYGASKTALNGIFLSLSIDLEKTNIKVHLVSPGFTATALNNFQGTDTVEEGSIEPIRVALAEDLPTGSFTGPSNASGKDNKLPW; translated from the coding sequence ATGCTAAGAAATGAAAAAAAAGTAGCACTCGTATCGGGTGCGAATACAGGAGTTGGTTTCCAAGTTGCAAAGGCTCTTGCTGAAAATGGTTATAAAGTATATGTAGGTTCACGTGATCTTCAAAAAGGGGAAAGTGCTGTTTCAGAAATTGGCGGTAATGCAGAAGCGGTACAGTTGGATATCACAGATTCTGACTCAATTATTTCAGCAGTTAAAATTATTGAAAATGAACACGGATATTTAACATTACTTGTAAATAATGCCGCCATTTCGCATGTCGGCCAATCCGGAAGGACAATGGAAGAAGTCTTAGGTGCGCAGCGTGCAAGCATTGTTCCTATAGAGGAGTTGAAAAATGTTTGGGAAACCAATGTTTTCGGGACTTTATCCCTGACACAAGCTTTTCTTCCTTTATTGCGCCAAGCACCTACCGCCAGAATTGTGACTGTATCAAGTGCATTGGGCTCACTTGGCATAAATTCAAATCCTGAAAACCCCTACCGGTCTGCTTTTGATGCTGCTTATGGCGCTTCCAAAACAGCACTCAATGGAATATTTCTATCTCTTTCCATAGATCTGGAAAAAACAAATATCAAAGTTCATTTGGTGAGCCCAGGCTTTACAGCAACAGCACTCAATAATTTTCAGGGAACGGATACCGTGGAAGAAGGATCTATAGAACCCATTAGAGTGGCGCTTGCTGAAGATCTGCCGACAGGAAGTTTTACAGGACCATCCAATGCGAGCGGCAAAGACAACAAACTTCCCTGGTAA
- a CDS encoding SNF2-related protein: MKLTSYHAKYFAHELTRQLPSNDIGKFTASLQDAQVDLNPHQVEAALFAFQSPLSHGAVLADEVGLGKTIEAGIILSQQWAERKRKLLIICPSNLRKQWNQELAGQTNPFDPFSPIY; the protein is encoded by the coding sequence ATGAAGTTAACCTCTTATCACGCTAAATATTTTGCTCATGAACTTACTAGGCAATTGCCATCTAATGATATTGGTAAGTTTACGGCTTCATTACAAGATGCGCAGGTAGATTTAAATCCACACCAAGTAGAGGCAGCTCTATTTGCTTTTCAGTCCCCTTTATCTCATGGAGCAGTTTTAGCTGATGAAGTTGGTTTAGGTAAAACCATTGAAGCGGGTATAATTTTGTCTCAGCAATGGGCAGAACGTAAAAGAAAATTGCTAATTATATGTCCGTCCAACTTGCGTAAGCAATGGAATCAGGAATTAGCTGGACAAACCAATCCATTTGACCCCTTCTCGCCAATTTACTAA
- a CDS encoding ATP-binding protein: protein MSAEELFKISNPDLQPKSNIANKVRNTSLPKTKPLLPLYEAISNSIHSIKELSRLQVVNGRIIINLIRNGSSELLKDLPEVDDYPIHSIEIIDNGLGFNDDNMGYFIEADTDHKIEIGGKGVGRFVCLKAFKKIEVKSHFEADEKLITRTFEYRNTKEGIHNFDQSAADEHRERTTRILLSEYREEYQKHVPMNLFQIARDIVSHFLLYFIEDSVPEIIVRNQNNHEVNCKNLYNTEFQKEIQMGTFIIPDSEFKLYLTKSYKSQSHKIHYCAHHRSVKEEGLISKIPDLGKYSIKEGETQFYYQAYVVSNFLDNHVDTERVGFDFPTDDDEEEMTVTQEITLYKIRNKAVDKIEELLSDYLSEVRETKINNYRPTVNDELPQYRAVFKNRLDEVKKLPPSLPKQKLDIELYRIEANWKIEVKEEAAKLIEERKDIQNLEEYKNRYEKFLQQFNEIGQVDLARYIVHRKTVIDLLDQFLNINQSEKFQDEDIIHNIFFPIKSNSDEVLPENQNLWLLDERLTYHTFLSSDKSFDKINELEVQSHDRTDLIIYNDALAFSEDKRAPHNSFTIVEFKKPQRNNFHDYDSEKNPMEQCERYIESLLMGKVKDRTGRFITVEPNTPFYVYIVCDITPSLEKILRNREYIQTPDKLGYFTVKSQYYKAYIEVLPFEKVLKDAQKRNRILFDKLGIS from the coding sequence ATGTCAGCAGAGGAATTATTTAAAATATCAAATCCTGATCTACAACCTAAGAGCAACATAGCAAACAAGGTTAGAAATACATCTTTACCCAAAACAAAGCCTTTACTACCTCTTTACGAAGCGATAAGTAATTCAATACATTCAATAAAAGAACTTTCCAGGTTACAAGTAGTTAATGGTCGAATCATAATAAATCTGATTAGAAACGGCAGCTCTGAATTATTAAAGGATTTACCTGAGGTTGACGATTATCCAATTCATTCAATCGAGATAATCGACAATGGTTTAGGATTTAATGATGATAATATGGGCTATTTTATTGAAGCGGACACCGACCACAAAATAGAGATTGGAGGAAAAGGTGTAGGTAGGTTCGTATGTTTAAAAGCATTCAAAAAAATAGAGGTTAAAAGCCATTTCGAGGCTGACGAAAAGTTGATAACAAGAACTTTCGAATACAGGAATACCAAAGAGGGCATACATAATTTTGATCAGAGTGCCGCGGACGAACACAGAGAACGAACCACAAGAATATTATTGAGTGAGTACAGAGAGGAGTATCAAAAACATGTTCCTATGAATCTATTTCAAATAGCAAGGGATATAGTTAGTCACTTTCTATTATACTTTATTGAAGACTCCGTTCCAGAAATTATTGTAAGAAATCAGAACAATCACGAAGTTAATTGTAAAAATCTCTATAATACTGAGTTCCAAAAGGAAATTCAGATGGGTACATTCATTATTCCAGATAGTGAATTTAAACTTTATCTTACTAAAAGCTACAAGTCTCAAAGTCACAAAATTCACTATTGCGCTCACCACAGAAGTGTCAAAGAAGAAGGTTTAATTAGTAAGATACCAGACTTGGGGAAATATTCAATCAAAGAAGGGGAAACACAATTTTATTATCAGGCATATGTAGTTAGTAATTTTCTAGATAACCATGTAGATACTGAACGTGTTGGTTTTGATTTTCCAACTGATGATGATGAAGAGGAAATGACAGTTACCCAAGAAATTACCCTATATAAAATTAGGAATAAAGCTGTGGACAAGATTGAAGAGTTACTGTCTGACTATTTATCCGAGGTTAGGGAGACAAAAATAAATAATTATCGACCTACAGTCAACGATGAGCTTCCACAGTATCGTGCGGTTTTTAAAAATAGATTGGATGAAGTTAAAAAGTTACCTCCAAGTCTACCAAAACAAAAACTAGATATTGAACTTTACCGCATTGAAGCAAACTGGAAGATAGAAGTAAAAGAAGAAGCTGCCAAACTAATTGAAGAAAGGAAGGACATCCAGAATCTAGAAGAATATAAAAATCGTTATGAAAAATTTCTTCAACAATTTAACGAAATAGGCCAAGTGGACTTAGCCAGATATATTGTTCATAGGAAGACTGTAATCGATCTGCTAGACCAATTTTTAAACATCAACCAAAGTGAGAAGTTCCAAGATGAAGACATTATTCACAATATTTTTTTTCCAATCAAAAGCAATAGTGACGAAGTTCTTCCTGAAAACCAAAACTTATGGTTATTAGATGAACGATTAACTTATCATACATTTTTATCTTCAGACAAATCTTTCGATAAAATAAATGAATTGGAGGTTCAAAGTCATGATAGAACTGATTTAATCATTTATAATGATGCTTTAGCCTTTTCTGAAGACAAAAGAGCACCTCACAATTCTTTCACGATTGTGGAATTTAAGAAACCTCAAAGAAACAATTTTCATGATTATGATTCTGAAAAAAATCCGATGGAGCAATGCGAAAGATACATTGAGTCACTTTTAATGGGCAAAGTAAAAGATAGAACCGGTCGATTTATTACCGTCGAGCCCAATACACCTTTTTATGTTTACATTGTGTGTGATATAACCCCATCTTTGGAGAAAATTCTGCGGAATCGAGAGTATATCCAGACCCCTGATAAATTAGGTTATTTCACAGTTAAAAGTCAATATTACAAGGCTTATATAGAAGTTCTTCCTTTTGAAAAGGTCCTTAAAGATGCTCAAAAAAGAAATCGCATATTATTTGATAAATTGGGAATAAGTTGA